CGCGGCCACCGCGGAGCCGCCGTTGCCCGAGCTGTCCTCCAGGACGCGGTCGGCTCCGAGCGCCGCGAGGTGGGAGATCATCACCGATACGCCCCGGTCCTTGAAGCTGGACGTGGGGTTGAACCACTCCAGCTTGAAGTGGACGCGCCGGCCGGCCCAGTCGAGCGGGATCATCGGCGTACAGCCTTCGCCCAGGCTCACCCGGCGGTCGGCCGGGACGGGCAGGACCGCGCGGCAGCGCCACAGGGAGCGTTCGGCGGTGTCGATCTGGTCGGGCCGCAGGCCGGGCAGGGCGCTGACGGCGAGCGGGCCGCCGTCCTCGCCGCGCCAGCGCGGGTCGTCCAGCGGGTAGCGCGTCCCGGACCGGTCGTACAGCCAGGGGGCGGTGGGCGAGGGCTGTTCGGGGCTCATGGACCGTTGAGCGTACCGGTGTCGTCGCCGGCCGGGGCGTGGCGGATCTCGACGCAGCACTCGCCGGGGCGGGGGGCCAGGACGGCCTCGACGGCGGGGGTGCGGAGCCCTCGCAGATAGCCCGTGAGGAAGGCGTGGTTCATGCCGCAGACCAGGTCGGGGGCCTGGTGGGCGAGCGGGTGGAAGGGGCAGTTGCGCAGCCGCAGCCGGTCGGGGGCCTCGCGGGTGGGCTCGAAGCCGTGCCCGTCGAGCATGCGCTCGCACAGGGTCAGGCCGCGTTCGGCGCCGAGGCGTCCGGGGCGCAGCCGGGCGCGTTCCTCCGCGCCGAGTTCCTCGCCCCGCCGGCCCGCCGTGCGCATCGCCGCCTGCACGGCCGTCTCGTCGTCGCCCTCGGTGACGACGGCCTGGACCAGGAGGTCCGCGAGGAGCTCGTGGCGGCGGTCCGGGATGCTCACCCGGATGGGCGTGTCGGTGGGTTCGTACACCTTGGGCTGGCGGCCGACCTTGCGGACGCCGGTGGGTGAGCCGTAGCGCGCGCGCAGCAGGCCGGCGTCGACGAGTTTGTCGAGGTGGAAGGCCGCGAGCTTGCGCGATATGCCCGCCTCGGCGGCGGCCTCGTCGCGGGTGACGGGCCGGTGGGCGCGGCGGATGAAGGAGAACATCTGCCGCCGCGTGCCCTCGCCGAGCGCGCTCAGCGAGTCGATCGCGGCGTCGTCGGGGGAAGCCGGCGGGGTCATGTCGGAGGTCACCCCTTCACGGTAACGCCGACGCGCGTGGGTCGAGGGGTACGCGCAGGGGCTCTGGTCTGCGGACTTGACCGGGTCCTCGAATAAGACCAATATTCGTTGGCGAAAATAAGGAGGTGGGCCCGATGGCCCAGCCGCAGCAGGCCAAGCAGCCCGTGAGCGCCGCTCTCGCCGGCCCGTACGGGCATCCGTTCCATCCGATGCTGGTCACCGTTCCCCTCGGGGCGTGGACCGGCAGCCTGGTCTTCGACATCGCCTCCCGGTTCGCGGACGACCCGGCGTTCCTGGCCCGTGGATCGATGTGGCTGATCGCCGTCGGCGTGATCGGCGCCCTGGCCGCCGCGCTGGTCGGCTGCCTGGACCTGTTCGCCGTCCCCACCGGCACCCGCGCTTTCCGGGTGGCCCTGCTCCACATGACGCTCAATGTGCTGGCGACCGCCGCGTACGCCGGCAACTTCCTGTGGCGGCACGCCGGTTCCGGTCCCGTGGGCCGGGTCGGCGCCGGTCAGCTCGCCCTCGCCGCCGTCTCCTTCGCCGTGCTCGGCGCCGGCGGGTGGCTGGGCGGCAGGCTCGCCTTCCGTTACGGCGTACGCGTCGCGGACGAGGCGGTCCAGGCCGAGGGGTTCACCCCGGCACGTCCCACCGGCTGACCGGCCGCCGCCCGCGTCTTCCCCTGCCCGCAGCCCTCACACCCTCTTCACCCCTGGAGTTCCCATGGACATCGCCGCACTGGTCACCTGGGTGATCACCGCTCTCGGCGGCTTCTACATGCTCGGCACCTGGCTCGCGCGCGGTGGCGCGCGCGGCGGCAACAGCCATCTGCCGGTCCCCGTCGTCTTCGGCCACTTCGCGCTCGCCGCGATCGGCCTCGTCGTCTGGATCGCCTACCTCGTCGCCGACACGGACGCGCTGGCCTGGATCGCCTTCGTACTGCTGGTGCCGGTCGCGTTGCTCGGGTTCGTGATGCTGGCCCGCTGGATTCCCGTGTACCGGGCGCGGGCGGCCGCCGGGGCGCAGGGCGGCGGCGCGGCGCAGGACGGCCCGGCGGAGCGGAACTTCCCGGTCGCCGTGGTCCTCGCGCACGGGCTGCTCGCCGTCGTGACGGTGGTCCTGGTGCTGCTGAGCGCCCTCGGTGTCGGGGGCAACTGACATGGCCCAGCAGCCCATCGCCGCGCCGCCCCCGCCCCCGCCCGCGGCCCTGCGCGTGGTGCCGACCGGGCGGGCGGCGGACCTGGTGGCCGCCGAGCAGGCCGCCGGACAGTTCCTGCGGGCCCTCGGCATCAGCACCGATTCGGAGAGCCTGCGCGGTACGCCGGGCCGGATGGCCCGCGCCTACGCGGAGCTCTTCACGCCCCGCCCGTTCGATCTGACGACGTTCCCGAACGACGAGGGGTACGACGAGCTGGTCCTGGCCCGCAGCATCCCGCTGCGCTCGGTGTGCGAGCACCATCTGCTGCCCTTCACGGGCACCGCCCACATCGGGTACCTGCCCGGCCGGCGCATCCTGGGCCTGTCCAAACTCGCCCGCATACTCGAACACTTCGCCTGCCGTCCCCAGGTCCAGGAGCGCCTGACCAAGCAGGTCGCGGACTGGCTGCAGACCCAGCTGGAGCCGAAGGGGGTCGGCGTGGTCATCCAGGCCGAACACACCTGCATGACCCTGCGCGGAGTCCAGGCCACCGGCACCACCACGATGACCTCCACCCTCCTGGGCCTCCTGCGCACGGACGCCCGCTCCCGCAGCGAATTCCTCACCCTGACCGCACTACCGGGGTAGCCCCCACGGGCCCCAGGGGGATGGGGCCGACCCCCGCACTGCGGCGGGGCGGCGCCGCCGGGCCGGCCGGGTCGGGGCGGGGCTCCGTGGGCGGGGCTCCGTGGGCGGTCGCCCCTTACGGAGACGGCCCGCGCCGATGGGCGACCGGCGACCGGCTGATGGGCACTCACATCCGGGGCGTCGAAGGCTCCTCGGGCGCCTCGGTGCCGTGGCACCATGAAGGGACGGTCATTCGACGTGCGGGCGGGGGCGCCAAGGTGACGGTGGTCGACTACATGCTCCTCGGCGGGGCGGGCGGGGCGCTCATCGAAGCGGTCGCGTTCTTCAGCCGGCTCGGGGAGTGGCGCGCGGCCCGGCTGACGCCCTCGGGCGGCAGGCGCAAGAATCCGCCGAGCTTCCTCAGCTTCATCGATCTGCCTCCCATCGTGGCCATCGCCGTCGCGCGGCTGGTGCTCGGCGGGGCCACCGCCACCGCGTTCGGGACCAGCGGACAGGCCACGGGAGGATTCGCCGCCCTGACGGTCGGGGCCGCCGCGCCCGCCCTGCTGCAACAGCTGGGGCAGATCCGCCAGATCCGTGAGGCGGTCACTCAGCCGATGTCCCGGCAGCGGAACGAGGACACGCAGAGCACATCCGCGGCCGCGCCGGCGGCGGAAGCCGTAGAAGAGGGTGGGGCAGCATGAGCAGGGACAACGGGAACCTGAACTTCGGCCAGAGGGTCGTCGGCGGCCTCATCGGCGCCATCTCCAACACCAACAGCAGCATCACCGGCCACAACAACGTCGTCGGCCGCGTGGACGATACCGCGCGGGAACTGCTGAACCTGATCAGGGAATTGCGCGCCGATATGCAGCGGCTGGTCGCCACCGGCCGGACCGACGCTCTGGACAACGAGCTCGCCGAGGTCGAGGACGAGATCGGCGCGACCGGCGATGCCTCGCAGCGGTCGCTGGCGCGGCTGCGGCAAGCGCTCGCCGACGCCCCCGAGGTGCACCCGCTCGCCTCGGCGATGGCCGTGGCGGAAGCGCTCGGGTCCGTATAGCCGGGTCGCGCCCTTCGACCGGCCGGTGTGCGGCGGCTACGCGTCGAGTACGGCGGCCACGGCCTCGATCTCGACGAGTTGGTCGTCGTAACCCAGCACGGTGACGCCCATCAGCGTGCTGGGGACGTCGTGGTCGCCGAAGGAGTCCCGGACCACCTGCCAGGCGGTCACCAGGTCCTCGCGCCGGGCCGACGCCACGAGGACGCGCGTGCTGATGACGTCCCGGAGGGTCGCGCCGGCGTCCGCGAGGGCGGTGCGCATGTTCTCGACGGCCTTCTGGGCCTGCCCGGCGTAGTCCCCGACCGCGGCCGTCGAGCCGTCGCCGTTCAGCGGACACGCCCCGGCCAGAAAGATCAGCCGGGCCTCGGCGGGCGCCGTGGCCGCGTAGGCGTACTCGGCGATGTCGGACAGGGAGGCGGAGCGGATCAGGGTAACGGCACGAGCCACGGCCAGGGGTTCCTTCCCTCGATCTTCGGACCAGGACATCCTGCCTCCCCGAACCGAAGCACCGTCCGCATTTACGGGGGGGGGCGCCGACGCCGGTGCGGGCCCGAGCGCGGCAGCGGTGCGGTTCAGCCGGTGGTTGTCCAGGTGAGGATTGCCAGTGTGAGCGGGATCGGGCAGGCCACGGCGTTCAGGAGCAGGGCGCGGCGGGGTGGGGGCATGCGGCGGATCGCGGGGCGGGTGGCGAGGGCTGCGAGGAGGGCGGCTCCGGTGGCCAGGCAGGCCGCGTAGAGGGCGAGGTAGCCGCCGGTGGGCTCCCCCGCCGCCGCGCCCCACACCGCGACGATCCAGACCAGGAAGGTGATCCAGGCCACCGAGATGAGCGTGAGGGCGCCGAGCAGGACGGTCAGCAGGACCGTGGCGGGTCGGGGCGCCGCCGCCTTCGGTACGGGCGCCCACGGGGCGGTGGGGGGTGTGGTCCGGGTCCGTGTGTTCATGGACCGATGGTCGCCGGGAGCGGGCGGGTGCTCATGGGCTCCGCTACTCAACCCGGCGGGCGCGTGTACTCAGGCAGGGCCGGCCCCCGCGTACGGCGACGGCACCGGGGCGCGGGGGCCCGGTGCCGTCGCCCTGCGTCACGTCAGCCGGTGGTGTCCGGGAGCGTCGGCAGGTAGCGGGGGGCGTGGCGGCCGTCCAGGCGGTGTTCGACGGCCGCGCCGAGGCTCAGCAGGTCCGCGTCCTGGCCGTTGCCCGCTATGAGGAGCAGGCCCACCGGCAGTTCGCCGACGAAGCCGGCGGGCACCGACAGCGAGGGGTAGCCGGCCACGGCGGCGGGCGTGGACGACGGGATCACGTCGTTGTCGCCGCGCGCGCAGTCGGTCGTCCACGCGGGCGGGTTCGCCGGCGACGCGATCGCGTCCAGGTCGTGCTCGGCCATGACCTCGTCGATGGAGCGGCGGGACAGGTCCTTCAGCTCCGTGCGCATCGCCCGGTACTCCGGGTCCGTGGTGGGCGGTGCGGCGAGGGCCTCCTCGAAGAGTTCCTGGCCGGCGAAGCAGGTCTGCTCCTGCGGGTGCGTCCGGTTGAACTCGATCAGCTCGGCGAGGTCGCGCGGGCCCTTGCGGGTGGCGAGGTAGGCGTTGATGTCCCGGTGGAACTCGCTGAGCAGGGCCGGGAATTCGAGCTCGCCCAGGCGCCGCTGGTACGGGAGGTCCACCTCGACGACCTCGGCGCCCGCGCTCCGCAGCCGCTCGGCGGTGCTCGTCATGAGGGCGTCCACCTCGGTGCCGAGCACCGGCAGCCGCCACAGGCCGATCCGCTTGCCGCGCAGCGAGCCGGGACGGGTCGCCCGCTCGGCGAAGTCCGGGGCCGCGGGGGCGCCGCCGATGACCGACAGGGTGAGCGCGGTGTCGATGACGTTGCGGGCCATGGGTCCGGCGGTGTCCTGCTCCGCGGAGATCGGCACCACGCCCGACTGGCTGACCACGCCGAGGGTCGGCTTGAGGCCGACGACGGCGTTCATCCCGGCGGGGCAGACGATGGAGCCGTCCGTCTCGGTGCCGATCGCCACCTGCGCCAGCGAGGCGGCGAGGGCGGCGGCCGAGCCGGCGGACGAGCCGCACGGGTTGCGGTCCAGGACGTACGGGTTGTGGGTCTGGCCGCCCACCGCGGACCAGCCCGAAGTCGGCGACGCGGCGCGGAAGTTGGCCCACTCCGAGAGGTTGGCCTTGCCGAGTATCACCGCGCCGCCCGCGCGCAGCTTCGCGACGAGTTCGGCGTCGGACCGCGGCGGCTTCCCGGCCAGGGCGAGCGACCCGGCGGTCGTCGGCATGTCGCGGGTGTCCACGTTGTCCTTGAGCAGGACGGGGATGCCGTCCAGCGGGCCGCGCGTGCGGCCGAGGCGGTGTCTGATGTCGCTGGCCGCCGCCTGCCCGAGGGCCGTCGGGCTGGTGTGCAGCACGGCGTTGATCTTGGGGTCGATGGCCTTGATCCGCCGCAGGTAGGCGAGGGTCAGCCGGACCGAGGACAGCGAGCCGCGGGCCATGCGGGCCTGCAGTTCGGGGATGGTGACGGTGTCGAGGTCGATGCCGCCGACCAGCGTCGATTCGGCGGATCGCGCCGAACCGCCGGAACGGTTCTGGGGGGCCGCCTGCGAGCCGGGCGCCACCGCGACCAACGGGGCCACGACCAGGATCGCGGTCAGGGCCGCCATGCTTCTCTTCTTCATGGCGCACACCCCACTACACGGGGACCGTGCGGCACAAGGGGCCCTCGCCGAGCGCCTCGGCGTGTCCGACCGCACCGCTCAAGTCCGCGCGCGTAGACGGACGTTCGCGGCCGCGCCGAGCAGTGCGGGGCGGCGCTCACCCTCTTGACGGGCTCCCCTCCTTCGCTAAGGTCTAGACCTGCAAGCGTCGGTCTAGACCTTCGCATGTGGAAGTCGCCCCATCGGCGACATCGAATATTTCACCTGGGCGGACCCGGCGTGCACGAAGGGAACTGAATGTCATGCGCATGAAGAAAACGTGGGCCGCAGCCCTGGGCGCCCTGGTCGCTCCCGCAGTGGCCCTGAGCCTCCCCGCCCCCTCGGCGAGCGCCCACGGCTGGGTGGTCACGCCGTCCAGCCGTCAGGACCAGTGCGCCAACCGCGTGATCCAGTGCGGCCCGATCAAGTACGAGCCGGCGAGTGTCGAGGGCCCGAAGGGACTGCGCACCTGCAGCGGGGGCGACTCCCGCTGGGCGGACCTGGACAACGACGCCAAGGGCTGGAAGGTCACCCCGGTCGGCACCACGCAGACCCTGACGTGGACGATCGAGGCGCGCCACGCCACGAGCAACTGGCAGTACTTCATCGGCGACCAGAAGATCGCCCAGTTCAACGACGGCGGCCGCATCCCCGCCGCCTCGGTCAGCCACCAGCTGAACTTCAGCGGGTTCAGCGGCAAGCAGAAGCTGCTCGCCGTCTGGAACATCGCGGACACCGCCAACGCGTTCTACGCCTGCATCGACGTGAACATCGGCGGCGGCAACGACGGTGGTGGCAATGACGGCGGTGGCGACGACGGCGGCAACGACGGCGGCGGTGACGACGGCGGCGAGCAGCCCGGCGACTGCACGGCCGGCTCCTGGAGCGCCGGCAGCGTCTACACCGGCGGCCAGACCGTCTCGCACAACGGCCACAACTGGCGGGCCAAGTGGTGGGTGACCGGCGAGGAGCCCGGCACCACCGGCGAGTGGGGCGTCTGGGAGGACCTCGGCGCCTGCTGAGCCCGCGCGGCGGCCCCTCCCCTGCGGGCCCTCCCCCCAGCGGCCCTGATCCCTCAGCGGCCCTGAGCCCGTAGCGGGCCGATCCACCCGCACCCCCGAGCGCGACCGCTCGAGCACGACCGGCCGGCGCAGACCCCGGAAGGAGCCTGCGCCGGCCGTTTCCGCACGTCCCCCTCATCGGAGCACCGCCCCCCACCACCAGGAGACAGCGTGAGAACTCGGCATCGCCTGCTCGCCTGCGCCACCGCCGCCCTGCTCGGCGGCGCCGGCGCGCTGATGGCCCCGACCGCCGCCACGGCGCAAGCGGCCAACCTGCTGACCAACCCCGGTTTCGAGGCCGGCACCCTCGACGGCTGGTCCTGTGCCGGGAACGCCGGCTCGATCGTGAGCAGCCCCGTGCACGGCGGCAGCCGCGCGCTGGCCGCCGCCGTGAGCAACTCGGACACGGCGCGGTGCGCGCAGACGGTGTCCGTGCAGCCCAGCACGAAGTACACCCTCTCGGCGTGGGTGCGCGGCTCGTACACGTACCTCGGTGTCCAGGGCGGCACGTCCACCTGGACGGGCTCCGCCTCGGACTGGAAGCAGCTGACGGTCTCCTTCACCACCGGGTCCTCCCAGCAGAGCGCCGAGGTCTACCTGCACGGCTGGTACGGGCAGGGCACGTACTACGCGGACGACATCAGCCTGGACGGTCCGGGCGGCAGCGACGACACCGAGGCACCCTCCGTGCCCGGCAACCCGCGCGCCACCGGCACCTCCGCCAACAGCGTCTCGCTCGCCTGGGACGCGGCCTCCGACAACGTCGGCGTCAGCGGCTACGACGTGTACCGGGACGGCACCCTGGCGACCTCGGTGACGGGGACCTCCGCCACCGTCGGCGGGCTGACGCCCAGCACCACGTACCGCTTCACCGTCCGGGCGAAGGACCGCGCGGGCAACGTGTCCCCCGACTCCGCGACCGTCACCGCGACGACCGGGAAGGACGGCGGCAGCGGCGACCGCTTCATCCAGGCCGCCCCGTACCTCTACCTCGGCTGGGGCAACCCGCCGAGCCCGACCGAGGTCATGCAGGCCACCGGCATCAAGTGGTACACGATGGCGTTCATCCTCGCGCAGAACGGCTGCAACCCCGCCTGGGACAGCCAGCGTCCGCTGCTCGGCGGCCAGGACGAGGCGGCCATCAAGGCGATCCGGGCGGCCGGCGGTGACATCGTCCCGTCCATCGGCGGCTGGAGCGGCAACAAGCTCGGCCCCAACTGCTCGACGACGGAGGCGCTCGCCGGCGCGTACCAGAAGGTCATCGACGCCTATGACCTGAAGGCGATCGACATCGACATCGAGAACACCGACGAGTTCGAGAACGCCGCCGTGCAGGACCGCATCCTCGGCGCGCTGAAGATCGTCAAGCAGAACAACCCCGGTCTGCGGACGATCGTCACCATCCCCACGCTCAACACCGGGCCCAACTCCTGGGGCAACCGGCTGATCGAGCGCGCCCACGCCCTCGGCGCCGACATCGACAACTTCACCATCATGCCGTTCAACTTCGGCGGCGCGGCCGACATGTACGGCAACACCATCAAGGCCACCGAGGGGCTGAAAACCAAGCTCGTCTCCACCTTCGGCTGGACCGACCAGCAGGCGTACAACCACATCGGCATCTCCGGCATGAACGACTCCAGCGACGCCGGTGAGGTCACCACTCCGCAGATCTGGACCCAGATCCGCGACTGGGCCAACAGCCACGACATCGGCCGGCTCGCCTTCTGGGCGGTCAACCGGGACCGGCCGGCCTGGCAGTTCACCTCCATCACGGCGGGCTTCACCGGCTGATCCCCGTACGCGATGCACGTTCCGCGCCGGCTTCGGGAAGGTTCCCGGGGCCGGCGCGGTCGTCGTTGCGGGCGGCTGTCCGGCAACCGAATGCAGCGAAGCCCCTCCGCCGCGTGACATTCGTTCGTATGCTCGAATCCGGCTCCCGGCCGCCGCCGGGGCCGGACAGGAGGAGGGGACCATGTCGGAGCTGTCCAGACGGTCGTTGCTGGGGTATACGGGGACGGCCGCAGCCGGTGCGGTGTTCGCCAGCGCCGGTACGGCCGAGGCTTCGGGGCAGGAGGCGCAGAGCACCACGACGTCCACCGTGTTCGAGGACGGCACCGAGTTCCGGGCCGACCACACCATGGGCGAGAACGACCTGCGCATCGAGATGAGCTTCAGCGTGCGCGTCGACAAGCCGAACGGCTACCCGTCCGCCCAGCACATCACCTCCCTGGAGGTCGCCCAGGCGCTCTCCGCGCTCGCCCAGTCCAAGGGCTGGCCCCCGCTCACCTTCTACGGCACGCCCCCGCCCGCGCCCCTGAACTGACAACCTCCGATCGACCCCTCACTGCGCCAGGAACGCGGCCACCCGGTCCGTGAACTCGGCCGTCCGCTCGAAGAGCACCACGTGTCCGGCGTCGATCTCCGTGTACGCGCTGCCGGTGATCGCCTCGTGCAGGGCGCGGCTGTGGTCGACCGGGACGGTGGCGTCCCGGGTGTTGCCGATGACCAGCGTGGGCGCCTCGATGCGTGGCAGCAGGGCGCGGATGTCGACGCGCAGGTTGAGGTCCACGTGGCGCAGGGTGCCCGGTGTGGGCGGCAGGTTGGGGATCATCGCCTCGACCTCGTCGCGTCCGACGGCGTTGAGGAAGGCCCGGCTGAACCCGGTCATCGTCACGCTCCGGCCGAAGGCGGCGGGGTCGTTGTCGCCGATTCGCCGCCACAGCGTGAACAGGTTGCGCAGGTACTCGTCCCCGTCGGTGTGGGCCCAGCCCGCGACCAGGACCAGCCGGCGCACCAGGTCGGGCCGCCGGGCGGCGACGGCGGCGGAGACCGGGGAACCGAGGGAGAAGCCGAGCAGGTCCACCGGTCCGGCACCGGCGTCCTCGATGACGGCGATCACCTGTTCGGCGAGTCCCTTGATGCTGAGCGGGCCGCCGTCGTCGGTGGTGCGTTCGGTGCCGGAGAGGTCCGGGGTGATCACCGTACGGGAGCCGGCGAACCGGGGGACGACGCCGCCCCAGGTCAGCGCGGCCCCGGCCGATCCGGTGCCGTGGACGAGCAGCAGCGGGGGGTTCGGTCCGGTGCCGGTGAGGTCGTAGGCGACCCGGGCGGTGCCGACGTCGACGGTGCGGAGGGTGGTTGCGGGGGTGGCGGGGGTCGTCATGGTGGTGCCTCACTCCTGTGACTGGGCTTGGGGGCCGGGGTGTCCGGCCCGGTGTGCCGCTGACTCTGCCGCCGTACGGAAGGGGCCGGGAGAGCCCCGCCGAGCCTGGGACCGGCGGTCCCTGGTTGCGCCGGGGGCGGTCCGGCAGGATGACGGGCATGACGATCGACCGCCGGCAGCTCGCCGACTTCCTGCGCCGTTCACGCGACCGGGTCCGCCCGCAGGACGCGGGGCTGCCCATCGGTCCGCGCCGCCGGACGCCGGGGCTGCGGCGGGAGGAGGTCGCCCAGCTGGCCGGGATGTCGGCCGACTACTACGTTCGCCTGGAGCAGGCGCGCGGTCCGCAGCCCTCGCCGCAGATCCTGGCCTCCCTGGCCCGCGCGCTGCGGCTGAGCGGTGACGAGCGGGACCATCTGCATCTGCTGGCGGGCCACCGCCCGCCCGCCGGGGGCCCGGCCGGGGACCATGTCGAACCCGGCCTGCTGCATCTGCTGGACCAGTTGCCGACGACCCCCGCCCAGGTCATCGGCGACCTCGGCGACGTCCTCGCGCAGAACGAGGCGGCGCGGGCCCTGCTGGGCGGGGTGTGCACGGTCTCGGAGTACGGGCGGAACCTGGTGTGGCGCTGGTTCACGGACCCGGACCAGCGGGCCGCGTACCCGCCGGAGGAGCACGCGTACTACAGCCGCCTGCACGTCGCCGATCTGCGGGCCGCCGTGGGCCGCCGGGCGGGCGACCCGGCCGCCGCGCGCCTGGTCAGCCGGCTCCGCGCGGCGAGCGAGGAGTTCGCCGGGCTCTGGCCGCTGCACGAGGTGGCGGTGCGCCGGCGCACCCGGATGCGGCTGCTCCATCCGCTCGTCGGCCCGGTCGAGCTGGACTGTCAGGTCCTCCTCGCGCCGCAGGGCGAGCAGCGCCTGGTCCTGTTCACCCCGCCGCCGGGCACGGACGCGGCGGGGCAGCTGGCCCTGTTGGGGGCGGTGGGGTCGGGGCAGTTCAGCCCGTCGGCGTCTTCTCCGTCTCCGGGCCCGTCTTCTCCGTCTCCGGGCCCGTCTTCTCCG
The sequence above is drawn from the Streptomyces sp. NBC_00525 genome and encodes:
- a CDS encoding helix-turn-helix transcriptional regulator; protein product: MTSDMTPPASPDDAAIDSLSALGEGTRRQMFSFIRRAHRPVTRDEAAAEAGISRKLAAFHLDKLVDAGLLRARYGSPTGVRKVGRQPKVYEPTDTPIRVSIPDRRHELLADLLVQAVVTEGDDETAVQAAMRTAGRRGEELGAEERARLRPGRLGAERGLTLCERMLDGHGFEPTREAPDRLRLRNCPFHPLAHQAPDLVCGMNHAFLTGYLRGLRTPAVEAVLAPRPGECCVEIRHAPAGDDTGTLNGP
- a CDS encoding DUF2231 domain-containing protein, whose product is MAQPQQAKQPVSAALAGPYGHPFHPMLVTVPLGAWTGSLVFDIASRFADDPAFLARGSMWLIAVGVIGALAAALVGCLDLFAVPTGTRAFRVALLHMTLNVLATAAYAGNFLWRHAGSGPVGRVGAGQLALAAVSFAVLGAGGWLGGRLAFRYGVRVADEAVQAEGFTPARPTG
- the folE gene encoding GTP cyclohydrolase I FolE translates to MAQQPIAAPPPPPPAALRVVPTGRAADLVAAEQAAGQFLRALGISTDSESLRGTPGRMARAYAELFTPRPFDLTTFPNDEGYDELVLARSIPLRSVCEHHLLPFTGTAHIGYLPGRRILGLSKLARILEHFACRPQVQERLTKQVADWLQTQLEPKGVGVVIQAEHTCMTLRGVQATGTTTMTSTLLGLLRTDARSRSEFLTLTALPG
- a CDS encoding RidA family protein; the protein is MARAVTLIRSASLSDIAEYAYAATAPAEARLIFLAGACPLNGDGSTAAVGDYAGQAQKAVENMRTALADAGATLRDVISTRVLVASARREDLVTAWQVVRDSFGDHDVPSTLMGVTVLGYDDQLVEIEAVAAVLDA
- a CDS encoding amidase family protein; the encoded protein is MKKRSMAALTAILVVAPLVAVAPGSQAAPQNRSGGSARSAESTLVGGIDLDTVTIPELQARMARGSLSSVRLTLAYLRRIKAIDPKINAVLHTSPTALGQAAASDIRHRLGRTRGPLDGIPVLLKDNVDTRDMPTTAGSLALAGKPPRSDAELVAKLRAGGAVILGKANLSEWANFRAASPTSGWSAVGGQTHNPYVLDRNPCGSSAGSAAALAASLAQVAIGTETDGSIVCPAGMNAVVGLKPTLGVVSQSGVVPISAEQDTAGPMARNVIDTALTLSVIGGAPAAPDFAERATRPGSLRGKRIGLWRLPVLGTEVDALMTSTAERLRSAGAEVVEVDLPYQRRLGELEFPALLSEFHRDINAYLATRKGPRDLAELIEFNRTHPQEQTCFAGQELFEEALAAPPTTDPEYRAMRTELKDLSRRSIDEVMAEHDLDAIASPANPPAWTTDCARGDNDVIPSSTPAAVAGYPSLSVPAGFVGELPVGLLLIAGNGQDADLLSLGAAVEHRLDGRHAPRYLPTLPDTTG
- a CDS encoding lytic polysaccharide monooxygenase codes for the protein MRMKKTWAAALGALVAPAVALSLPAPSASAHGWVVTPSSRQDQCANRVIQCGPIKYEPASVEGPKGLRTCSGGDSRWADLDNDAKGWKVTPVGTTQTLTWTIEARHATSNWQYFIGDQKIAQFNDGGRIPAASVSHQLNFSGFSGKQKLLAVWNIADTANAFYACIDVNIGGGNDGGGNDGGGDDGGNDGGGDDGGEQPGDCTAGSWSAGSVYTGGQTVSHNGHNWRAKWWVTGEEPGTTGEWGVWEDLGAC
- a CDS encoding carbohydrate binding domain-containing protein, which encodes MRTRHRLLACATAALLGGAGALMAPTAATAQAANLLTNPGFEAGTLDGWSCAGNAGSIVSSPVHGGSRALAAAVSNSDTARCAQTVSVQPSTKYTLSAWVRGSYTYLGVQGGTSTWTGSASDWKQLTVSFTTGSSQQSAEVYLHGWYGQGTYYADDISLDGPGGSDDTEAPSVPGNPRATGTSANSVSLAWDAASDNVGVSGYDVYRDGTLATSVTGTSATVGGLTPSTTYRFTVRAKDRAGNVSPDSATVTATTGKDGGSGDRFIQAAPYLYLGWGNPPSPTEVMQATGIKWYTMAFILAQNGCNPAWDSQRPLLGGQDEAAIKAIRAAGGDIVPSIGGWSGNKLGPNCSTTEALAGAYQKVIDAYDLKAIDIDIENTDEFENAAVQDRILGALKIVKQNNPGLRTIVTIPTLNTGPNSWGNRLIERAHALGADIDNFTIMPFNFGGAADMYGNTIKATEGLKTKLVSTFGWTDQQAYNHIGISGMNDSSDAGEVTTPQIWTQIRDWANSHDIGRLAFWAVNRDRPAWQFTSITAGFTG
- a CDS encoding alpha/beta fold hydrolase, coding for MTTPATPATTLRTVDVGTARVAYDLTGTGPNPPLLLVHGTGSAGAALTWGGVVPRFAGSRTVITPDLSGTERTTDDGGPLSIKGLAEQVIAVIEDAGAGPVDLLGFSLGSPVSAAVAARRPDLVRRLVLVAGWAHTDGDEYLRNLFTLWRRIGDNDPAAFGRSVTMTGFSRAFLNAVGRDEVEAMIPNLPPTPGTLRHVDLNLRVDIRALLPRIEAPTLVIGNTRDATVPVDHSRALHEAITGSAYTEIDAGHVVLFERTAEFTDRVAAFLAQ
- a CDS encoding helix-turn-helix transcriptional regulator, with the protein product MTIDRRQLADFLRRSRDRVRPQDAGLPIGPRRRTPGLRREEVAQLAGMSADYYVRLEQARGPQPSPQILASLARALRLSGDERDHLHLLAGHRPPAGGPAGDHVEPGLLHLLDQLPTTPAQVIGDLGDVLAQNEAARALLGGVCTVSEYGRNLVWRWFTDPDQRAAYPPEEHAYYSRLHVADLRAAVGRRAGDPAAARLVSRLRAASEEFAGLWPLHEVAVRRRTRMRLLHPLVGPVELDCQVLLAPQGEQRLVLFTPPPGTDAAGQLALLGAVGSGQFSPSASSPSPGPSSPSPGPSSPVSAPSPRAAR